A single genomic interval of bacterium harbors:
- the rpsD gene encoding 30S ribosomal protein S4 produces MDKKLVSTVERKREKVDAPKGSSGKKKSEYGRQLQEKQKVKHMYGMLEKQFVRFFSIAIKQREGATGENLLSLLERRLDNVVFRLKMAKTRAQARQMVVHGHVQVNNKTVGIPSYLVAIDDVISLHPSLQANKEYMEHVVERRMKMGIKVPDWLELDKKHYVGYVLRNPVRSDIQVPIEEHLIVELYSK; encoded by the coding sequence ATGGATAAAAAGTTGGTATCAACAGTTGAGCGTAAACGTGAAAAAGTGGATGCGCCAAAAGGTTCATCTGGTAAAAAAAAGTCAGAATATGGACGGCAGTTGCAAGAAAAGCAAAAAGTAAAACATATGTATGGTATGTTGGAAAAGCAGTTTGTGAGGTTCTTTTCTATTGCAATTAAGCAGCGTGAAGGTGCAACTGGTGAGAATCTGTTAAGTCTACTTGAGCGACGTTTGGACAATGTTGTGTTCAGGCTCAAAATGGCAAAAACGAGAGCACAAGCGCGTCAGATGGTTGTTCATGGTCATGTGCAAGTGAATAATAAGACGGTTGGAATTCCTTCATACTTGGTTGCAATTGATGATGTGATCTCTTTGCATCCTTCTTTGCAAGCAAATAAGGAATACATGGAGCATGTGGTTGAGCGTAGAATGAAAATGGGTATTAAGGTTCCTGATTGGCTTGAGCTTGATAAAAAGCATTATGTCGGTTATGTGTTGCGTAATCCCGTCAGGTCTGATATTCAGGTGCCTATTGAAGAGCATTTAATTGTGGAACTGTATTCTAAATAA
- the rpsK gene encoding 30S ribosomal protein S11 → MAYKKKNKKIKMKAETVVAHVRSTFNNTMVSVTTTSGDVLMQSSSGRLGFKGSRKGTPFAGSQIGSLISKEVKANYGAKVVEVNKQGPGAGCESLIRAIHASGLRVSVIRDVTPLPHNGCRAPKKRRV, encoded by the coding sequence ATGGCCTATAAAAAGAAAAATAAAAAAATTAAAATGAAGGCAGAAACAGTTGTTGCACATGTGCGGTCAACCTTCAATAATACGATGGTTTCTGTGACGACTACATCGGGCGATGTACTCATGCAGTCAAGCTCTGGTAGATTAGGTTTTAAGGGTTCGCGTAAGGGAACGCCATTTGCCGGATCTCAGATTGGTAGTCTTATTTCAAAAGAAGTAAAGGCTAACTATGGTGCAAAAGTAGTTGAAGTAAACAAGCAGGGACCAGGTGCGGGTTGTGAATCTTTGATCAGGGCTATACATGCTTCCGGCTTAAGAGTCTCTGTGATTCGAGATGTGACACCTTTACCACACAATGGATGTCGGGCTCCTAAAAAGCGTCGTGTTTAA
- the rpsM gene encoding 30S ribosomal protein S13: MVRIEGVPLPQGKRIEYGLTYVYGIGLKSSQDILKKLQISFDKRVKDLTDQEAAAIQKEISAHYKVEGELRKEIALNIRRLQEIGSYRGLRHKRGLPVRGQRTKTNARTRKGPKKAPVALKKKVAKK, encoded by the coding sequence ATGGTAAGAATAGAAGGTGTACCATTACCACAGGGTAAGCGAATTGAGTATGGTTTGACTTATGTCTATGGTATTGGTCTTAAGTCTTCTCAAGATATACTAAAAAAGCTTCAAATCAGTTTTGATAAACGAGTAAAAGATCTGACTGACCAGGAGGCCGCGGCGATACAAAAAGAGATTAGTGCACATTATAAGGTTGAGGGTGAGTTGCGCAAGGAGATAGCTCTTAATATACGTCGTTTGCAAGAAATTGGTTCGTATAGAGGATTGCGACATAAGCGCGGACTGCCGGTACGTGGACAGAGAACCAAAACAAATGCTCGTACACGTAAGGGACCTAAGAAAGCGCCTGTGGCATTGAAAAAGAAGGTTGCTAAAAAATAA
- the rpmJ gene encoding 50S ribosomal protein L36: MKIRTSVKKMCNDCRIIKRKGIVRVVCQKEPKHKQRQG, encoded by the coding sequence ATGAAAATAAGAACTTCTGTAAAGAAGATGTGCAACGATTGCCGTATAATAAAGCGTAAAGGAATCGTTCGTGTTGTGTGTCAAAAAGAGCCAAAACATAAACAACGTCAAGGGTAA
- the infA gene encoding translation initiation factor IF-1, with amino-acid sequence MKKNDIIKIDGVVKETLPNAMFKVEIEGGHEVLAHVSGKMRMFYIRLLPGDKVALELSPYDLTRGRIVLRYKEERS; translated from the coding sequence ATGAAAAAAAATGATATAATAAAAATTGATGGTGTTGTGAAGGAAACTTTGCCTAATGCGATGTTTAAAGTTGAGATCGAAGGTGGACATGAAGTTCTAGCGCATGTTTCTGGTAAAATGAGAATGTTTTATATCCGTTTATTACCTGGTGATAAGGTCGCGTTAGAGCTTTCACCTTATGATTTAACAAGAGGGCGGATTGTACTTAGGTATAAAGAAGAAAGAAGTTAA
- the map gene encoding type I methionyl aminopeptidase — protein sequence MIHIKNKIAIEKMKAAGIALAHIFDTLSSFIEVGMSTAQVDGWIAAELKRNNMVSQSKGYHGYAHVSCISINDEVVHGVPRNDKVIAEHDLVKVDVCAALNGFCADMARPYVMGVPVESVVALKKASQDALQAGVDKAVVGNRLYDISAAVQAVADSYGFGIIRDFAGHGIGKRMHEAPDVPNYGQAGTGPVLREGMAFAIEPMFAVGSYKVKIDKDGWTARTVDSSLAMHIEDTVIVLNSGPYVTTRLM from the coding sequence GTGATACATATAAAAAATAAAATTGCTATTGAAAAGATGAAGGCAGCGGGCATCGCTCTGGCGCATATTTTTGATACATTATCTTCCTTCATAGAAGTGGGCATGTCTACCGCACAAGTTGATGGTTGGATAGCAGCTGAGTTAAAAAGAAATAATATGGTATCGCAAAGCAAGGGCTACCATGGGTATGCTCATGTAAGTTGTATATCGATTAATGATGAGGTAGTTCATGGGGTTCCAAGAAACGATAAAGTTATTGCTGAGCATGATCTTGTAAAGGTTGATGTATGTGCAGCTCTTAATGGCTTTTGTGCGGATATGGCACGACCTTATGTGATGGGTGTTCCAGTAGAATCAGTGGTTGCTTTAAAAAAAGCGAGCCAGGATGCTTTGCAAGCGGGAGTAGATAAAGCGGTTGTGGGTAACAGGTTATACGATATATCTGCGGCTGTGCAAGCTGTAGCTGATAGTTATGGATTTGGCATTATACGTGATTTTGCAGGTCATGGTATAGGTAAAAGAATGCACGAGGCTCCGGATGTTCCAAATTATGGACAGGCTGGCACAGGTCCTGTCTTGCGTGAGGGTATGGCTTTTGCAATTGAACCTATGTTTGCAGTTGGCAGTTATAAGGTGAAAATAGATAAGGATGGTTGGACAGCTCGTACTGTTGATTCTAGTTTGGCCATGCATATTGAAGATACGGTGATAGTTTTGAATAGTGGTCCTTATGTGACAACGCGTCTTATGTAA
- the secY gene encoding preprotein translocase subunit SecY: MVLLKNFVNMFFIPELRKRLFFTVGVILVIHRLGSYIPIIGIDIERLKFFMNQPSALGGIFSYFDLVSGGNLRQCTLFALGIQPYITASIVMQFLTLSVPWLEALVKEGEYGRKMVNQYTRYLAILVSIVQGIGFAVFVERYELALDPGWSFRLLFLLSVMVGSFFVMWLGEQISLFGLGNGSSMIIFAGIVARFPDDIIKIIGAVSEGYMNLFAALILFVIIMFIFGCIVFLEKGERKIAVQYSRRMVGNRFFAGQSTYIPFKINTAGVMPVILSSVMVNIPLYVATFLSTYFTFFKWFAEILVPGGILHSVLTFISIIVFTFVYTAIQFNPDELADNIKKSGGFLPGLRPGKKTADFFNFILTRIGLAGAIYLAFLALLPNIVRVVLDIPFYLNGILSGTALLIVVGVAMDTAAQIEAYLIEHRYEGFLRSSKIKNTITRQ, from the coding sequence GTGGTACTGCTTAAGAATTTCGTCAATATGTTTTTTATTCCAGAATTGCGTAAGCGGTTGTTTTTTACTGTTGGCGTAATTCTAGTAATACATAGATTGGGTAGTTATATACCTATTATTGGTATTGATATAGAACGACTTAAATTTTTTATGAATCAGCCATCGGCACTCGGTGGAATATTTTCTTATTTCGATCTTGTATCTGGTGGAAATTTAAGGCAGTGTACACTGTTTGCGCTTGGCATACAACCTTATATTACCGCAAGTATTGTGATGCAGTTTTTGACGTTGTCTGTACCGTGGCTTGAGGCTCTTGTAAAAGAGGGTGAGTACGGTCGCAAAATGGTGAATCAATATACGCGTTATCTGGCGATACTAGTAAGCATTGTGCAAGGTATAGGTTTTGCTGTCTTTGTAGAGCGATATGAGCTTGCTTTAGATCCGGGATGGTCATTTAGGTTGTTATTTCTTCTGTCGGTTATGGTTGGTTCTTTTTTTGTCATGTGGCTTGGTGAACAGATATCTCTTTTTGGTCTTGGCAATGGAAGTTCAATGATCATTTTTGCGGGTATTGTTGCTCGTTTTCCTGATGATATCATTAAAATCATTGGTGCGGTTTCTGAAGGGTATATGAACCTATTTGCTGCGTTGATATTGTTTGTAATTATTATGTTTATCTTTGGTTGTATTGTTTTTCTTGAAAAAGGTGAACGAAAGATTGCAGTACAGTATTCGCGCCGAATGGTTGGGAATCGTTTTTTTGCTGGTCAATCGACCTATATTCCGTTTAAGATAAATACGGCTGGTGTTATGCCGGTTATACTTTCTTCGGTCATGGTGAACATTCCCTTGTACGTTGCAACTTTTTTGAGTACCTATTTTACATTTTTTAAATGGTTTGCAGAAATATTGGTTCCAGGGGGTATTTTGCATAGCGTGTTAACATTTATATCTATCATTGTCTTTACTTTTGTGTATACTGCAATACAGTTTAATCCTGACGAACTTGCTGATAATATAAAAAAGAGTGGCGGATTCCTCCCAGGATTGCGTCCGGGGAAAAAGACAGCTGATTTTTTTAATTTTATTTTAACAAGAATAGGCCTTGCGGGTGCAATTTATTTAGCATTTTTGGCTTTGTTGCCTAATATTGTAAGAGTGGTTTTAGATATCCCTTTTTACTTAAATGGAATTTTAAGTGGTACTGCATTACTTATTGTTGTTGGTGTTGCCATGGATACAGCCGCTCAGATTGAGGCTTATTTAATAGAGCATCGATATGAAGGTTTTTTGCGATCTAGTAAAATAAAAAACACGATAACTAGGCAGTAG
- the rplO gene encoding 50S ribosomal protein L15, with amino-acid sequence MLNFHEVSKTVKTRKRVGRGGSRGGQSGRGGKGQTARSGGSIKPGFEGGQMPLHRRTPKRGFNNKEFQKNVYIVNLDQLEKHFGNNELVNKEALINKGIIKARSIGTYIKILGDGHLSKKLNIVVDACSQKARTVIVSVGGTVTLEAKKE; translated from the coding sequence ATGTTAAATTTTCATGAAGTTTCTAAAACTGTAAAAACGAGAAAGCGAGTGGGCCGGGGCGGTAGTCGCGGTGGTCAGTCTGGAAGGGGCGGGAAAGGACAAACTGCACGATCTGGTGGTTCTATTAAGCCAGGGTTTGAAGGCGGTCAGATGCCGTTGCACCGTCGTACGCCTAAGCGTGGTTTTAATAATAAAGAGTTTCAAAAAAATGTTTATATTGTAAATTTGGACCAACTAGAAAAACATTTTGGTAATAATGAGCTTGTAAATAAAGAGGCGCTTATTAATAAGGGTATTATTAAAGCAAGGTCTATTGGTACTTATATTAAGATATTAGGTGATGGTCATTTATCAAAAAAGTTGAATATAGTTGTAGATGCGTGTAGCCAAAAAGCAAGAACTGTAATAGTTTCTGTTGGTGGTACAGTGACTTTGGAAGCAAAGAAGGAGTAA
- the rpsE gene encoding 30S ribosomal protein S5, protein MVTKDSKDAHFIDHVIGIRRVTKVTKGGKRFAFSAFVVSGDGKGSVGFALGKSREVSLAIAKATNRARKDMISIPLRDATLPYAVVGYHGACKVVVRPASKGTGNIAGGAVRAIMSALGVHDVLTKAFGSSNGQNVAKATLNALAQLRPALQIAKMRGTTIKKMIKGE, encoded by the coding sequence ATGGTTACAAAAGATTCTAAGGATGCTCATTTTATTGATCATGTTATTGGGATTAGGCGTGTTACAAAGGTAACAAAAGGTGGCAAGCGATTTGCTTTTTCCGCTTTTGTTGTCTCTGGCGACGGCAAAGGCAGTGTGGGATTTGCTTTAGGCAAAAGCAGAGAGGTGTCACTTGCAATTGCAAAGGCTACCAATAGGGCTCGTAAGGATATGATTTCTATCCCGTTGAGAGATGCGACATTGCCTTATGCAGTGGTTGGTTATCATGGTGCATGTAAAGTGGTAGTAAGACCTGCTTCAAAAGGAACTGGCAACATTGCAGGTGGTGCTGTGCGTGCAATTATGAGTGCGCTTGGTGTGCATGATGTTCTTACCAAGGCTTTTGGGTCTTCTAACGGTCAAAATGTGGCAAAGGCAACCTTGAATGCGTTGGCGCAGTTGAGGCCTGCACTTCAGATAGCCAAAATGCGTGGAACAACGATAAAAAAGATGATTAAAGGTGAATAA
- the rplR gene encoding 50S ribosomal protein L18 — translation MITHKKDRIRKLRRKLSVRARCKKGTADYPRISVFRSLNHIYAQMIDDVQGITLASCSTVAIDLENGDKKHQAYQVGLTLAKLASQKGIARAFLDRGSARYTGRVASLTDGLRKGGLGI, via the coding sequence ATGATAACACATAAGAAAGATAGAATAAGAAAATTAAGAAGAAAGTTGAGTGTAAGAGCTCGTTGTAAAAAAGGTACGGCGGACTATCCGCGAATATCTGTATTTCGCAGCTTAAATCATATCTATGCACAAATGATTGATGATGTTCAGGGAATAACGCTTGCAAGCTGTTCAACGGTGGCAATCGATTTAGAGAATGGTGATAAAAAGCACCAAGCATATCAAGTAGGGCTAACGCTTGCAAAACTTGCCAGCCAAAAAGGGATCGCCAGAGCCTTTTTAGATAGAGGAAGCGCGCGATATACTGGACGAGTTGCTTCGTTAACAGATGGTCTGCGCAAGGGTGGGCTTGGCATTTAG